The following is a genomic window from Hyperolius riggenbachi isolate aHypRig1 chromosome 4, aHypRig1.pri, whole genome shotgun sequence.
TCACCCTGTCACCCTGTTGCCGGGAGGGCAGAATGCCCCTGCAGACGTACGACAGGGACACGTCCCCCCTGCTGAGATGGGACGAGGTGCCGGATGATTTCGTGGAGTGCTTCATACTGTCCGGATACAGGAGACTGCACCTGACCGCACAGGAGTGCCTCGCCTCCATCTTCCAGCCCACCAACGAGACCCTCAATTTCTGGACACACTTCATCCCCTTAGTGCTGTTCGTCAGCAAATTCTACCAGCTGTTCTTCCTGTCCAGCGATCTGCCCTTCAGCCACCCGGCGCTGCTGCCCCTGTGGTGCTacgcctccggggtgctgctgacaTTTGCCATGAGCTGCACAGCCCATGTGTTCAGCTGCCGCTCGCTGCGCCTGCGTGCCGCCTTCTTCTTCCTGGACTATGCCTCCATCAGCTACTACGGCTTCGCCAGCACCGTGGCTTACTCGTACTACCTGCTACCCGGGCTCAGCCTGCTGGACCCCAGCGTGATGACCCCGTACCTGCAGAGCCTGGGCTGGCAGCGGGTGGATTACAGCCTGCTGATGGCCCTgtacagcgagctggtgctgcccGTGGCATTCGCCCTGGCGGTGACCTGCACGGTGGCATGCTGCAAGAGCCGATCCGAGGACTGCTCGTACCCCTTCGCCATCCGCACCTTCGTGTTCGCCATGCCCCTCAGCATGGCCTGTCCGGTCATGATCGAGAGCCTCCTGTTCGACCTGGGCAGGAAAAACCCCACTCTGTTTGTCTATTTCTACCGGAGGTATTTCTGGCTGCTGGTGGCCGCCTTCTTCAATGTCAGTAAAATCCCCGAGAGAATCCAGCCAGGATTATTTGACATTATAGGACACAGCCACCAACTCTTTCACATTTTCACCTTCCTTAGTATTTATGACCAGATGCACTATGTGGAGCAGGGGCTGGAACGGTTCCTGAAGGCTCCACACACCTCCCCTACTGTGCAGGGGACCATTGGGTACATGGTGCTCCTGACACTGTGCTTGGGGCTTGTCATAAGGAAATATCTAAAGGGACTGTCCAGCACCAAACAGGACTAATGACATGTAGGTGCTGCCAGGGTGCAACCACATAAGGCATACCTATCTTGTGGGTTTACTACTGTAAGGGCATCAAGGAATACctagtgcaatacatatgcaaTATAAATATACTTGAGAGCAGGTCTCTGTTGCAAAAAGTTTGCATCCTTTTTATTCATTTCATAATGAAGCTGCTAGAGTGAAGGTCCTGATAGAATATTCAACAAGATCTGTTATTTTAATTCAAAACCCTATATGCATTTATTTGCGACAGAAGCCTATTTTAATTATGAATGGTCCCATATATTTATTACTATTGTTTCTTTGATCTTAGGTACATACAgtttatgtatttgtttttacCTTGTGCCCATCCATTCTATGTCCATGGTACCATGTCAGAAATGGTTGCACCCAGGCAGACTAGGTCTTAGGCTAAGATTAAATTATTTAAAGATGCATtcactctgctctgctgctgctcacACAATGGCACATTAAACAATTACTATATCTCCATATTTATTCATCTGGTCTCCCTGCTCCCCTCTATCAAATATGCAATTATGTTTTAGAATATGGAGGAGTACTGCAGAATATTGCTCCACACGTTCATTCAGTATACTCGGGAGTAGTTGATAAAATAAATCACCTTCCAGCAATGTAGGAAGGGCAAATCAGTG
Proteins encoded in this region:
- the PAQR9 gene encoding membrane progestin receptor epsilon; translation: MLEEQRSPCSSHSSSIRRSTVVPPDFKQQQQAPGRATTSPVTLSPCCREGRMPLQTYDRDTSPLLRWDEVPDDFVECFILSGYRRLHLTAQECLASIFQPTNETLNFWTHFIPLVLFVSKFYQLFFLSSDLPFSHPALLPLWCYASGVLLTFAMSCTAHVFSCRSLRLRAAFFFLDYASISYYGFASTVAYSYYLLPGLSLLDPSVMTPYLQSLGWQRVDYSLLMALYSELVLPVAFALAVTCTVACCKSRSEDCSYPFAIRTFVFAMPLSMACPVMIESLLFDLGRKNPTLFVYFYRRYFWLLVAAFFNVSKIPERIQPGLFDIIGHSHQLFHIFTFLSIYDQMHYVEQGLERFLKAPHTSPTVQGTIGYMVLLTLCLGLVIRKYLKGLSSTKQD